From Salinibacterium sp. ZJ450, one genomic window encodes:
- the hisD gene encoding histidinol dehydrogenase → MIQRIDLRGATPSPAELLALVPRTANDVSSVTEAVHALIDDVRDRGETALLDQAERFDGVRPSRVRVPQADIDAARDGLAPDVRAALDEAIIRVRQATAAQVPPPARTELAPGAVIEQRWQPVSRVGLYVPGGKAVYPSSVVMNVVAAQVAGVGSIALASPPQKAFGGAVHPTILGAAGLLGIDEVYAMGGAGAIGALAHGVAGIGLDPVQVVTGPGNVFVAAAKRAVQGVVGIDAEAGPTEILIIADDTADATLVAADLISQAEHDELAGSVLVTDSAELADRVTAELERLATSTHHRARVLTALSGPQSAIVVMNSLADAAAFSNAYGPEHLEIQTADDDATLALIDSAGAIFLGRNSPVSLGDYLAGSNHVLPTGGQARYASGLGAYTFLRPQQVIRYDRDALAAVEARIVALSSAEDLPGHGDAITARFSA, encoded by the coding sequence ATGATTCAGCGCATTGATCTTCGCGGCGCCACGCCAAGCCCCGCCGAGCTGCTCGCCCTCGTACCCCGCACGGCGAACGACGTCTCGTCGGTGACCGAAGCGGTGCACGCCCTCATCGACGACGTGCGCGACCGCGGCGAAACGGCGCTGCTCGACCAGGCCGAACGCTTCGACGGGGTGCGCCCGTCCAGGGTGCGGGTGCCGCAGGCCGACATCGACGCCGCCCGCGACGGTCTCGCCCCAGACGTACGCGCCGCCCTCGATGAGGCGATCATCCGGGTACGTCAGGCCACCGCCGCGCAGGTACCGCCGCCTGCCCGCACCGAGCTCGCCCCCGGTGCCGTGATCGAGCAGCGCTGGCAGCCGGTATCCCGGGTCGGTCTCTACGTACCGGGCGGCAAGGCCGTCTACCCGTCGAGCGTGGTGATGAACGTGGTGGCCGCGCAGGTCGCCGGCGTGGGCTCGATCGCGCTGGCCTCCCCGCCGCAGAAGGCGTTCGGGGGAGCCGTGCACCCCACCATCCTCGGCGCCGCCGGACTGCTCGGAATCGACGAGGTGTACGCCATGGGCGGCGCCGGCGCCATCGGCGCTCTCGCCCACGGGGTTGCCGGCATCGGTCTTGACCCGGTGCAGGTGGTCACCGGACCCGGCAACGTGTTCGTCGCCGCCGCCAAGCGCGCCGTACAGGGCGTGGTCGGCATCGACGCCGAAGCCGGCCCCACCGAGATCCTCATCATCGCCGACGACACCGCGGACGCCACCCTGGTCGCCGCCGACCTGATCAGCCAGGCCGAACACGACGAGCTGGCCGGCTCAGTGCTGGTCACCGACTCCGCCGAACTCGCCGACCGCGTCACCGCCGAGCTGGAGCGGCTGGCGACATCCACTCACCACCGTGCCCGCGTGCTCACCGCGCTGTCCGGGCCGCAGTCCGCGATCGTGGTGATGAATTCTTTGGCGGATGCCGCGGCCTTCAGCAACGCGTACGGCCCGGAGCACCTCGAAATCCAGACCGCAGATGACGACGCCACGCTGGCCCTGATCGACAGCGCCGGCGCCATCTTCCTCGGCCGCAACTCCCCGGTCAGCCTCGGCGACTACCTGGCCGGGTCCAATCACGTGCTGCCCACCGGCGGGCAGGCACGCTACGCATCCGGGCTCGGCGCGTACACCTTCCTGCGCCCGCAGCAGGTCATCCGCTACGACCGCGACGCTCTCGCCGCCGTCGAGGCGCGCATCGTGGCGCTCAGCAGCGCGGAGGACCTTCCCGGTCACGGCGACGCCATCACCGCCCGGTTCTCAGCCTGA
- the nrdR gene encoding transcriptional regulator NrdR produces MYCPFCRHPDSRVVDSRTTDDGLSIRRRRQCPECGRRFSTIETASLNVIKRNGVVEPFSREKIVSGVRKACQGRPVTDSDLAVLAQRVEETIRSTGASQIEANDIGLAILPPLQELDEVAYLRFASVYQSFDSLEDFEAAIALLRVERETRVLATETDRADAGE; encoded by the coding sequence ATGTACTGTCCGTTCTGCCGCCACCCCGACAGCAGGGTCGTCGATTCACGGACGACCGACGACGGCCTGTCCATCCGCCGCCGTCGGCAGTGCCCCGAGTGCGGGCGTCGCTTCAGCACCATCGAAACCGCCAGCCTGAACGTGATCAAGCGCAACGGCGTGGTCGAACCCTTCAGTCGGGAGAAGATCGTCTCCGGCGTGCGCAAGGCCTGCCAGGGCCGCCCGGTGACCGACTCTGACCTGGCCGTGCTCGCACAGCGGGTCGAGGAAACCATCCGCTCCACCGGCGCCTCGCAGATCGAGGCCAATGACATCGGCCTCGCCATCCTGCCCCCGCTGCAGGAACTCGACGAGGTGGCGTACCTGCGCTTCGCCAGTGTCTACCAGAGCTTCGACTCGCTCGAGGACTTCGAGGCCGCCATCGCGCTGCTCAGGGTCGAACGCGAAACCCGCGTCCTGGCGACCGAAACCGACCGCGCGGACGCCGGCGAGTAA
- a CDS encoding quinone-dependent dihydroorotate dehydrogenase: MYPILFRLFLSKLDPERAHHLAFTVIRLLPTLGIGALVHRFTRPDPSLGVDTLGLHFDSPFGVAAGFDKDGLGILGLGQLGFGHVEVGTITAREQPGNDKPRLFRLIPDRAVINRMGFNNHGATAAAPRLRSAASRSNRPVIGINIGKSRVVDVENAVDDYVESTRLLAPAADYLVVNVSSPNTPGLRGLQEIDKLAPLLTAVRDAADGTPVLVKIAPDLSDDEARRIAQLVVDLGLSGIIATNTTLSRDGLRTKRSVVEAAGAGGLSGAPLAARSLAMLRLIRSIVPQELCVISVGGVETAADVAERLAAGATLVQGYTGFLYRGPLWARQINRGLARRR; the protein is encoded by the coding sequence ATGTACCCGATCCTGTTCCGGCTGTTCCTGTCCAAGCTCGACCCCGAACGCGCGCACCACCTCGCCTTCACCGTGATCCGACTGCTGCCCACGCTCGGCATCGGCGCGCTGGTGCACCGGTTCACCCGGCCCGATCCGTCACTTGGCGTTGACACCCTCGGCCTGCATTTCGACTCGCCGTTCGGCGTCGCCGCGGGCTTCGACAAGGACGGACTCGGCATTCTGGGGCTCGGCCAGCTCGGCTTCGGGCACGTCGAGGTGGGCACCATCACCGCCCGCGAGCAGCCAGGCAACGACAAGCCGCGACTGTTCCGGCTCATCCCGGACCGCGCGGTGATCAACCGGATGGGCTTCAACAACCACGGGGCCACCGCCGCCGCACCACGACTCAGGTCCGCGGCATCCCGCAGCAACCGCCCGGTGATCGGCATCAACATCGGCAAATCGCGGGTGGTCGACGTGGAGAACGCCGTCGACGACTACGTCGAGAGCACCCGGCTGCTCGCCCCGGCGGCCGACTATCTCGTGGTCAACGTCAGCTCGCCGAACACCCCTGGCCTACGCGGCCTGCAGGAGATCGACAAGCTCGCTCCGCTGCTGACGGCGGTGCGGGATGCCGCGGACGGCACCCCCGTGCTCGTCAAGATCGCCCCCGACCTGAGCGACGACGAAGCCCGCCGGATCGCGCAGCTGGTGGTCGACCTGGGCCTGTCCGGCATCATCGCCACCAACACCACACTGTCCCGCGACGGCCTCCGCACCAAGCGCTCGGTGGTCGAGGCCGCCGGCGCGGGCGGGCTCTCCGGCGCGCCGCTGGCCGCCCGCTCGCTCGCCATGCTGCGGCTGATCCGCTCCATCGTTCCCCAGGAGCTGTGCGTGATCTCGGTCGGGGGAGTGGAGACCGCGGCGGATGTCGCGGAACGCCTGGCCGCCGGCGCGACCCTCGTGCAGGGCTACACCGGGTTCCTCTACCGCGGGCCGCTCTGGGCCAGGCAGATCAACCGCGGCCTCGCCCGGCGACGCTAG
- a CDS encoding ASCH domain-containing protein produces the protein MNQDDPPRVEFAFPGPLRDRLVSAILDGSKTSTTSTAVEYRIEDDPFPQVGARQVVVDSAEKAVAVIEITDVQHFRLGLVPWEHARDEGEGHSSLSEWRAAHERYWHSNEMRSFLGNPSFTVNDDTMVVLERFRLVEVL, from the coding sequence ATGAATCAGGACGATCCTCCCCGCGTTGAGTTTGCTTTTCCCGGGCCGTTGCGCGACCGGCTTGTTTCGGCGATTCTCGACGGGAGTAAGACGTCGACGACCTCCACGGCCGTGGAGTATCGAATCGAGGACGATCCGTTCCCGCAGGTTGGTGCGCGGCAGGTTGTGGTTGATTCGGCTGAGAAGGCTGTCGCCGTGATCGAGATCACCGACGTTCAACACTTTCGCCTCGGGTTAGTCCCCTGGGAGCATGCGCGCGACGAGGGCGAGGGACACTCTTCTCTTTCCGAGTGGCGGGCCGCACATGAGCGTTACTGGCACAGCAATGAGATGCGGAGTTTCCTCGGGAACCCGTCGTTCACGGTGAACGATGACACGATGGTGGTTCTCGAACGATTTCGGCTTGTCGAAGTGCTCTGA
- a CDS encoding universal stress protein has product MQQVIVAVDGSPASLGALDWAIERSRHVEMSIDLVAVLWIPDAAFQTETELRPFYEKTLQDAQEHVRRTAPRVKTSARLLRGVPVNELVDYSATAALLVVGSDKSSRLRALVYGTIPLRLAALSRCPVVVVPRVWKQHPGPVMLAVGEEPATEAADFAVAEATARGVVLDLIHVWAASPIYPVPVADLHYPYTTVRDAHRDVLDTESERIHAAHPNLPVTHQLKEGPQIHVLVDAGEHAQLLVIGRTGKGILRELLLGSVAHDVLLNPPCPVAVIPTHAALKKAAAARAAAEGS; this is encoded by the coding sequence ATGCAGCAGGTCATCGTGGCTGTCGATGGATCCCCGGCGAGCCTCGGAGCGCTTGACTGGGCGATCGAACGGTCCAGGCACGTCGAGATGTCGATCGATCTGGTCGCCGTGCTGTGGATTCCGGATGCCGCGTTCCAGACCGAGACCGAGCTGCGCCCGTTCTACGAGAAGACTTTGCAGGACGCCCAGGAGCACGTGCGCCGCACCGCGCCCCGCGTGAAGACCAGCGCCCGCCTGCTCCGCGGCGTTCCGGTCAATGAGCTCGTCGACTACTCCGCCACGGCGGCGCTCCTCGTGGTCGGCTCCGACAAGTCGAGTCGGCTGCGCGCGCTCGTGTACGGCACGATCCCGCTCCGGCTGGCTGCGTTGTCCCGCTGCCCGGTGGTGGTGGTGCCGCGCGTCTGGAAGCAGCACCCCGGACCGGTGATGCTCGCCGTCGGCGAGGAGCCGGCGACCGAGGCCGCGGATTTCGCCGTAGCCGAGGCAACGGCGCGCGGCGTGGTGCTCGACCTGATCCACGTGTGGGCGGCGTCACCGATCTATCCGGTGCCCGTCGCCGACCTGCACTACCCCTACACCACGGTTCGCGATGCGCACCGAGACGTGCTCGACACCGAGAGTGAGCGTATCCACGCGGCGCACCCGAATCTGCCGGTGACGCATCAGCTGAAGGAAGGCCCGCAGATCCATGTGCTGGTGGATGCCGGCGAGCACGCCCAACTGCTGGTGATCGGCCGCACCGGCAAAGGCATCCTGCGGGAGCTGTTGCTCGGCTCGGTCGCGCACGACGTGTTGCTCAACCCGCCGTGCCCTGTTGCTGTCATTCCCACCCATGCGGCGCTGAAGAAGGCGGCCGCTGCGCGAGCGGCTGCGGAAGGTTCCTAG
- a CDS encoding DUF3043 domain-containing protein — MAKTSDNTPDADVDLDGDLVGKGQPTPSRKEREAARKRPLVPDDRKQASKESRAKMAEARERARLGMAAGDEKYLPVRDKGPQKRFVRDYVDARTSIGEFMIPVMFLVIIITFVPDPTVAVVAMLVLWVFFGLAVLDSIFLGLTVRKKLRAKFGEDKVESGVRWYAAMRSLQLRVMRLPKPQVKRGHYPS; from the coding sequence GTGGCTAAGACATCTGACAACACACCCGACGCTGACGTCGACCTCGACGGCGACCTGGTCGGCAAGGGGCAGCCGACGCCCAGCCGCAAGGAGCGCGAAGCCGCCCGCAAGCGGCCGCTGGTGCCGGATGACCGCAAGCAGGCCTCCAAGGAGTCGCGCGCCAAGATGGCGGAGGCTCGTGAGAGGGCACGCCTCGGCATGGCGGCCGGTGACGAGAAGTACCTTCCGGTGCGCGACAAGGGACCGCAGAAGCGGTTTGTGCGTGACTACGTCGACGCGCGCACCAGCATCGGCGAGTTCATGATCCCGGTGATGTTCCTGGTGATCATCATCACGTTCGTGCCAGACCCCACCGTGGCGGTGGTCGCGATGCTGGTTCTCTGGGTCTTCTTCGGCCTCGCCGTGCTCGACAGCATCTTCCTGGGCCTGACCGTGCGCAAGAAGCTGCGCGCCAAGTTCGGTGAGGACAAGGTCGAGAGCGGGGTGCGCTGGTACGCCGCGATGCGTAGCCTTCAATTGCGTGTGATGCGGCTGCCGAAGCCGCAGGTGAAGCGGGGGCACTACCCCAGCTAG
- a CDS encoding dipeptidase: MTDSQLPETSSPTAPAEGALRDAVQHGLPAAIADLSNLVRIPSVAWDGFDHSHVQRSAEAVRALLEGLGVFDSVQISRAPLETGDMLGQPAVLATRAARNGKPTILLYAHHDVQPPGDDADWDTPPFEPTVLGDRLYGRGAADDKAGVMAHVASIRALTETLGSDFDLGLAVFIEGEEECGSLSFTNFLEQHREQLAADAIVVADSGNWDVETPALTVGLRGNVAFRLKISTLDHASHSGMFGGAVPDAMLVAVQLLSTLYDADGGNAVAGLTAHEQQTPEYPESQLRAETGLLDGVSPIGTGSILSRIWSKPSITVTGIDAPSVKNASNTLVPSVTVKLSARVAPGQSAASALQAIQSHLSTHVPYGAKLEISHLELGNPFLVDTSGWAVADAKDAMTEAWGKDVVEMGVGGSIPFIADLVEMFPKAQILVTGVEDPDSRAHAPNESLHLGVFHRAILTEALLLAKLNARA; this comes from the coding sequence ATGACTGATAGCCAGCTGCCAGAGACTTCATCGCCGACCGCGCCCGCGGAGGGGGCTCTGCGCGATGCCGTGCAGCACGGCCTTCCCGCCGCGATCGCCGACCTGTCCAACCTCGTCCGCATCCCGTCTGTGGCGTGGGACGGCTTCGACCACAGCCACGTGCAGCGAAGCGCCGAGGCGGTGCGCGCCCTGTTGGAGGGGCTCGGCGTGTTCGACTCGGTGCAGATCTCGCGCGCGCCGCTGGAGACCGGCGACATGCTAGGTCAGCCGGCGGTGCTCGCCACCAGGGCTGCGCGCAACGGCAAGCCCACAATCCTGCTCTACGCCCACCACGACGTGCAGCCTCCCGGCGACGATGCCGACTGGGACACCCCGCCGTTCGAGCCGACCGTTCTCGGCGACCGGCTGTACGGTCGCGGCGCCGCAGACGACAAGGCCGGCGTGATGGCCCATGTCGCGTCGATCCGGGCGCTCACCGAAACCCTCGGCTCCGACTTCGACCTGGGCCTTGCCGTGTTCATCGAGGGCGAAGAGGAGTGCGGCAGCCTGTCGTTCACCAACTTCCTGGAGCAGCACCGCGAGCAGCTCGCCGCTGACGCGATCGTGGTGGCAGACTCCGGCAACTGGGATGTCGAGACCCCGGCGCTCACCGTGGGACTGCGCGGCAACGTGGCGTTCCGGTTGAAGATCTCGACGCTCGATCACGCGTCGCATTCCGGCATGTTCGGGGGAGCGGTGCCCGACGCGATGCTCGTGGCCGTGCAGTTGCTGTCCACCCTTTACGACGCCGACGGCGGCAACGCGGTGGCCGGGCTCACCGCGCACGAGCAGCAGACCCCCGAGTACCCGGAGTCGCAGCTGCGCGCCGAGACCGGACTGCTCGACGGAGTAAGCCCGATCGGCACCGGCAGCATTCTCAGCCGGATCTGGTCGAAGCCCTCGATCACGGTCACCGGAATCGACGCGCCGAGCGTGAAGAATGCGTCGAACACGCTGGTGCCGTCGGTGACGGTGAAGCTGAGCGCCCGGGTGGCGCCGGGTCAGTCCGCGGCATCCGCTCTTCAGGCGATTCAGTCGCACCTGTCGACGCACGTTCCGTATGGCGCGAAGCTCGAGATCTCGCACTTGGAACTCGGCAACCCATTCCTGGTGGACACCAGCGGTTGGGCGGTCGCCGATGCCAAGGACGCCATGACTGAGGCATGGGGGAAGGATGTCGTCGAGATGGGCGTTGGCGGATCAATCCCGTTCATCGCCGACCTGGTCGAGATGTTCCCGAAGGCGCAGATCCTGGTGACCGGCGTCGAGGACCCCGATTCCCGGGCGCACGCCCCAAACGAATCGCTGCATCTCGGGGTGTTCCACCGGGCAATTCTCACCGAGGCGCTCCTGCTCGCGAAGCTCAACGCGCGCGCGTAG
- a CDS encoding iron-sulfur cluster assembly accessory protein, with protein sequence MTDTTTVAEHGVGLSAAAADKVRNLLQQEGRDDLRLRVAVQPGGCSGLIYQLYFDERLLDGDATVDFDGVEVVVDKMSVPYLDGASIDFEDTIQKQGFTIDNPQAQGSCACGDSFH encoded by the coding sequence ATGACTGACACGACCACGGTTGCCGAGCACGGCGTCGGGCTCTCAGCGGCCGCCGCCGACAAGGTCCGCAACCTGCTGCAGCAGGAGGGCCGCGACGATCTGCGACTGCGCGTTGCGGTTCAGCCCGGCGGATGCTCGGGCCTGATCTACCAGCTCTATTTCGACGAGCGGCTGCTCGATGGAGACGCCACCGTTGACTTCGATGGAGTCGAAGTTGTCGTCGACAAGATGAGTGTGCCGTACCTTGACGGTGCCTCGATCGACTTTGAGGACACCATCCAGAAACAGGGCTTCACGATTGACAACCCTCAGGCGCAGGGAAGCTGCGCGTGTGGGGACTCATTCCACTAG
- the coxB gene encoding cytochrome c oxidase subunit II encodes MRSNRRYRWAAIPIGVAISIVLAGCTQAQLNGYLPTEAGTTNHVDRVIGLWVTSWIILLLVGVVTWGLIIWAAVVYRRRKGQTGLPVQLRYNMPIEIFYTVIPLILVVGFFAFTARDQAVIEEPHADPDVTIEVYGKRWAWDFNYVTDDVYSAGVQAQEDANNHIEADSLPTLYLPVNQKVEIKLESRDVIHSFWVVDFLYKKDMVPAKSNYMYFEPLKTGTYQGKCAELCGEYHSLMLFTVEVVEQDEYDAYIESLRAAGNTGQLGADYDTNQNQPGTTSTRGNE; translated from the coding sequence GTGCGCTCAAATCGCCGTTATCGATGGGCTGCTATCCCTATTGGGGTCGCAATTTCCATCGTTCTTGCAGGATGTACACAAGCGCAGCTCAATGGCTATCTGCCCACTGAAGCTGGCACCACCAATCACGTTGATCGTGTCATAGGACTCTGGGTAACCTCTTGGATCATCCTGCTGCTCGTCGGTGTGGTCACCTGGGGGCTCATCATCTGGGCTGCCGTGGTCTACCGACGTCGCAAGGGCCAGACCGGTCTCCCGGTTCAGCTCCGCTACAACATGCCGATCGAGATCTTCTACACCGTGATCCCGCTCATTCTGGTGGTGGGCTTCTTCGCCTTCACCGCCCGTGATCAGGCCGTGATCGAGGAGCCGCACGCCGACCCCGACGTGACCATCGAGGTCTACGGCAAACGTTGGGCGTGGGACTTCAACTACGTCACCGACGATGTCTACTCCGCCGGTGTTCAGGCGCAGGAGGACGCGAACAACCACATCGAGGCCGACTCGCTGCCGACCCTCTACCTTCCGGTCAACCAGAAGGTCGAAATCAAGCTGGAGTCGCGTGACGTCATCCACTCCTTCTGGGTGGTCGACTTCCTGTACAAGAAGGACATGGTTCCGGCGAAGTCGAACTACATGTACTTCGAGCCGCTGAAAACCGGCACCTATCAGGGCAAGTGCGCCGAGCTGTGCGGCGAATACCACTCGCTCATGTTGTTCACCGTCGAGGTCGTCGAACAGGACGAGTACGACGCGTACATCGAGTCGCTTCGCGCCGCCGGCAACACCGGTCAGCTCGGTGCCGACTACGACACGAACCAGAACCAGCCCGGCACCACCAGCACCCGCGGCAACGAGTAG
- the ctaD gene encoding cytochrome c oxidase subunit I, with protein MTTTETKPQTAAAPQPSSRTFGAAKVERKGNILVKWITSTDHKTIGYMYLISSFVYFCIGGVMALVIRAQLFAPGLEIVATKEQYNQLFTMHGTIMLLMFATPLFAGFANVLMPLQIGAPDVAFPRLNAFAYWAYSFGSLIAVAGFITPQGAASFGWFAYAPLSNTTFSPGVGGHLWVFGLAISGFGTILGAVNFITTIVTMRAPGMTMFRMPIFTWNIMVTSILVLLAFPVLAAALFGLGADRVFGAHIYNPENGGAILWQHLFWFFGHPEVYIIALPFFGIVSEVFPVFSRKPIFGYKTLIYATISIAALSMTVWAHHMYVTGSVLLPFFSLMTMLIAVPTGVKIFNWVGTMWRGSITFETPMVWAIGFLVTFTFGGLTGVILASPPLDFHVSDTYFVVAHFHYVVFGTVVFAMFSGFYFWWPKWTGKMLNERLGKIHFWLLFIGFHTTFLVQHWLGVVGMPRRYATYMVEDGFTWMNQLSTVGAVILAASMIPFFLNVFVTARTAPKVTVNDPWGYGRSLEWATSCPPPRHNFTSIPRIRSESPAFDLHHPEAGVPVGVGAGALRDAPEAPVVDLTDEKVK; from the coding sequence ATGACTACGACTGAAACCAAGCCGCAGACTGCGGCGGCGCCTCAGCCTTCGAGTCGCACCTTTGGTGCGGCGAAGGTGGAGCGTAAGGGCAACATCCTGGTGAAGTGGATCACGTCCACCGACCACAAGACCATCGGGTACATGTACCTGATCTCGTCGTTCGTGTACTTCTGCATCGGCGGCGTGATGGCTCTCGTCATCCGCGCCCAGCTGTTCGCTCCTGGCCTCGAGATCGTGGCCACCAAGGAGCAGTACAACCAGCTGTTCACGATGCACGGCACGATCATGCTGCTGATGTTCGCGACGCCGCTGTTCGCCGGGTTCGCCAACGTGCTGATGCCGTTGCAGATCGGTGCTCCGGATGTCGCGTTCCCCCGTCTGAACGCGTTCGCGTACTGGGCATACAGCTTCGGCTCGCTCATCGCCGTCGCCGGATTCATCACCCCGCAGGGTGCGGCATCCTTCGGCTGGTTCGCCTACGCGCCGCTGTCGAACACGACGTTCTCACCGGGTGTCGGTGGTCACCTGTGGGTATTCGGTCTCGCGATCAGCGGTTTCGGAACCATCCTCGGTGCGGTGAACTTCATCACCACGATCGTCACCATGCGTGCGCCCGGTATGACCATGTTCCGCATGCCGATCTTCACCTGGAACATCATGGTGACCTCGATCCTCGTGCTGTTGGCCTTCCCGGTGCTGGCCGCCGCGCTCTTCGGCCTCGGCGCCGACCGGGTGTTCGGTGCGCACATCTACAACCCAGAGAACGGTGGCGCCATTCTGTGGCAGCACCTGTTCTGGTTCTTCGGCCATCCCGAGGTGTACATCATCGCGCTGCCGTTCTTCGGCATCGTCTCTGAAGTGTTCCCGGTGTTCAGCCGCAAGCCGATCTTCGGGTACAAGACGCTGATCTACGCGACGATCTCGATCGCGGCCCTGTCGATGACGGTGTGGGCTCACCACATGTACGTCACCGGCTCGGTGTTGCTGCCGTTCTTCTCACTGATGACGATGCTGATCGCGGTTCCAACCGGCGTGAAGATCTTCAACTGGGTCGGAACCATGTGGCGCGGGTCGATCACGTTCGAGACCCCCATGGTGTGGGCCATTGGCTTCCTGGTCACCTTCACCTTCGGTGGACTGACCGGTGTCATCCTGGCGTCGCCGCCGCTCGACTTCCACGTGTCAGACACCTACTTCGTGGTGGCGCACTTCCACTACGTCGTGTTCGGAACCGTGGTGTTCGCTATGTTCAGCGGGTTCTACTTCTGGTGGCCCAAGTGGACCGGCAAGATGCTCAACGAGCGCCTCGGCAAGATCCACTTCTGGTTGCTGTTCATCGGCTTCCACACCACCTTCCTCGTCCAGCACTGGCTCGGTGTGGTCGGTATGCCACGTCGGTACGCCACCTACATGGTCGAAGACGGCTTCACCTGGATGAACCAGCTGTCCACGGTGGGTGCGGTCATCCTGGCAGCCTCGATGATCCCGTTCTTCCTGAACGTGTTCGTTACGGCGCGCACCGCCCCCAAGGTGACGGTGAACGACCCGTGGGGCTACGGCCGCTCGCTCGAGTGGGCGACCTCCTGCCCGCCGCCGCGTCACAACTTCACCTCGATCCCGCGGATCCGGTCGGAGTCTCCGGCGTTCGACCTGCACCACCCCGAAGCCGGCGTTCCGGTGGGCGTGGGCGCAGGAGCGCTCCGGGATGCTCCGGAGGCACCGGTTGTCGACCTCACAGATGAAAAGGTGAAGTAG
- a CDS encoding cytochrome c oxidase subunit 4 — protein sequence MKANVVLFWILGVFFAIVAVTYIVWSLAYYDGHLEWAGATALILSTALSLFLAFYLGKVHKSQGGELPEDRIDANIDDGDPELGHFSPWSWWPVTLAASASLIMLGLAIGFWLSVIGVAITVVALVGWVYEDYRGNFAR from the coding sequence ATGAAGGCGAATGTTGTCCTCTTTTGGATTCTCGGTGTGTTCTTCGCCATCGTGGCGGTTACCTACATCGTCTGGTCGCTGGCGTACTACGACGGTCACCTCGAGTGGGCCGGTGCCACCGCGCTCATCCTGAGCACTGCGCTCAGCCTCTTCCTGGCGTTCTACCTGGGCAAGGTACACAAGTCGCAGGGCGGGGAGCTGCCGGAAGACCGTATTGACGCGAACATCGATGACGGAGACCCCGAGCTCGGGCACTTCAGCCCGTGGAGCTGGTGGCCTGTCACGCTCGCCGCGTCGGCCTCGCTGATCATGCTGGGCCTGGCCATCGGATTCTGGCTGTCGGTCATCGGGGTGGCCATCACGGTCGTTGCCCTCGTCGGCTGGGTCTACGAGGACTACCGCGGCAACTTCGCTCGGTAG